The following proteins come from a genomic window of Nitrospira sp.:
- a CDS encoding Twitching motility protein PilT has protein sequence MDVRSLLKVMVDREASDLYLTVDASPIYRIHGATQPTDAPPFTNEQLEALALALMRGQQRSEFEEKMEMNLALYYKELGRFRVNIFRQKGNVGLVFRHIKADIQTVEQLQLPPIIKDIAMTKRGLVLVVGATGSGKSTSLAAMIDHRNTIHQGHIITVEDPIEFVHQHKKSIITQREVGFDTLTFQNALKNTLRQAPDVILIGEVRDTETMEAAITFAETGHLCIGTLHSNNANQAIERIMNFFPVERHAQIYLQLSLNLRAIISQRLIPSVDGKRVPALEIMLDTPRIKDLIKKAEVDTLKEAMEQGLDEGCQTFDHVLFQLYKANKISLEQALINADSANNLRLKIKLEGLKGDEAVNALLDKQMGGSGTDAFKIQGNSSGNVTPLRKR, from the coding sequence ATGGATGTCCGAAGCCTCCTCAAAGTCATGGTGGACCGAGAAGCATCGGACTTGTATTTGACCGTCGACGCCTCTCCGATCTACCGCATCCATGGCGCCACTCAGCCGACCGACGCTCCTCCGTTCACCAACGAGCAGCTCGAAGCACTGGCGTTAGCCTTGATGCGCGGTCAACAGCGGAGTGAATTCGAAGAAAAAATGGAGATGAATCTGGCGCTCTACTACAAGGAACTCGGTCGGTTCCGCGTCAACATCTTCAGGCAAAAGGGCAATGTGGGATTGGTCTTCCGCCACATCAAAGCGGACATTCAGACCGTTGAGCAGTTGCAACTTCCCCCGATCATCAAAGATATCGCAATGACCAAACGCGGCCTCGTGCTGGTGGTGGGAGCGACCGGCTCGGGGAAGTCGACATCGTTGGCGGCCATGATCGACCATCGCAATACCATCCACCAAGGCCATATCATTACCGTGGAAGATCCGATCGAGTTCGTTCATCAGCACAAAAAATCGATCATCACACAGCGCGAAGTCGGATTCGATACCCTGACCTTCCAAAACGCGCTGAAGAATACGCTCCGCCAAGCTCCTGACGTGATTCTGATCGGTGAGGTGCGCGATACGGAGACCATGGAAGCGGCGATTACCTTTGCCGAGACCGGTCACCTGTGCATCGGAACGCTGCACTCCAACAACGCAAACCAGGCGATCGAACGCATCATGAACTTCTTCCCCGTCGAGCGCCATGCTCAGATTTATTTACAGTTGTCCTTGAATCTGCGGGCGATCATCTCACAACGATTGATTCCGTCTGTCGACGGCAAACGCGTTCCGGCCTTGGAAATCATGCTGGATACGCCGCGCATCAAGGACCTGATCAAAAAAGCGGAGGTCGATACGTTGAAAGAAGCGATGGAACAGGGCCTGGACGAAGGCTGCCAAACATTCGATCATGTATTGTTTCAATTATACAAAGCGAACAAGATCTCGTTGGAACAAGCCCTCATCAATGCCGATAGCGCGAATAATCTTCGCCTAAAAATCAAACTTGAAGGGCTCAAAGGCGACGAGGCCGTGAACGCCTTGCTCGATAAGCAGATGGGAGGGAGCGGCACTGATGCCTTTAAAATTCAAGGGAACTCTTCCGGAAACGTGACTCCGCTTCGAAAACGATAA
- a CDS encoding Membrane-bound lytic murein transglycosylase D, with product MMTMCTKLWGTQFTIAAILGAALLLPPFESSAQNNPAGEQSNPVGETKSPPEDDGIDSNLVPLEPELEPEQTVSPPDLPSRDGIVEPPEQASGNASPDAPGETGADVQGPLYNIPIVIDQTVQSHIHFFNTSIRNRFEQWLLRFSRYRPLVENIFAEFDLPSDLVNLSLVESGFNPYAYSRAKATGPWQFMKGTGQLYGLRIDHYVDERRDPIKSTVAAARYLRDLYDLFGAWPLAMAAYNAGEGKVLRALQKAQAESFSEISKTKLIRLETKQYIPRIMAATIIAKNLDQYGFNQDPVPLHQFEEVVVTRPLHFRAIANVTGIPYSELRLLNPELRRDATPPGDTVYHLKVPVGTSSKVLELIGRVPTHKFPTIQTQVRQPRQVKTDSSRWYRIRGGDTLEKISRRFGIPIKTLKTRNNLSGPTIRAGEFLMIAR from the coding sequence ATGATGACCATGTGTACCAAGCTGTGGGGGACCCAGTTCACAATCGCTGCCATACTCGGTGCCGCTCTGCTGTTGCCGCCCTTCGAGAGTTCGGCCCAGAATAATCCTGCTGGTGAACAAAGTAATCCTGTCGGTGAAACAAAATCGCCACCGGAAGATGATGGTATTGATTCAAATCTTGTCCCCTTGGAACCTGAGTTAGAGCCTGAGCAGACAGTTTCTCCTCCTGACCTCCCATCGAGGGACGGTATTGTAGAGCCACCTGAACAGGCATCTGGTAATGCCTCTCCGGACGCTCCTGGGGAGACGGGTGCGGATGTTCAAGGTCCGCTGTACAACATTCCCATCGTCATCGATCAGACCGTGCAAAGCCATATTCATTTTTTCAACACCTCGATTCGAAACAGGTTTGAACAATGGCTGCTGCGCTTCAGCCGCTATCGTCCGCTGGTCGAAAATATTTTTGCCGAATTCGACCTTCCGAGCGACCTGGTGAATCTCTCCCTTGTTGAGAGCGGCTTCAACCCTTATGCCTATTCACGAGCAAAAGCCACAGGTCCATGGCAGTTTATGAAAGGGACCGGGCAACTCTACGGGTTGCGGATCGATCATTATGTCGACGAGCGGCGTGACCCGATCAAATCCACCGTCGCCGCGGCGCGGTATTTGCGGGATCTCTATGATTTATTCGGCGCGTGGCCCTTGGCGATGGCCGCGTACAATGCGGGAGAAGGGAAGGTTCTGCGAGCCCTTCAGAAAGCTCAGGCGGAATCCTTCTCGGAAATTTCAAAAACGAAGCTCATTCGGCTGGAGACCAAGCAATACATTCCCCGGATTATGGCTGCGACCATTATTGCGAAGAATCTCGACCAATACGGGTTCAATCAAGATCCCGTCCCTCTTCATCAATTTGAGGAGGTCGTCGTGACCCGCCCCTTGCACTTCCGCGCAATTGCCAATGTGACAGGGATTCCGTACAGCGAGCTTCGGTTACTGAATCCTGAGCTGCGGCGAGATGCAACGCCTCCCGGCGATACAGTCTACCATTTGAAGGTTCCAGTCGGTACGAGTTCTAAGGTATTAGAATTGATCGGGCGAGTTCCAACCCACAAGTTTCCTACCATACAGACTCAGGTTCGGCAGCCTCGGCAGGTCAAGACCGATTCTTCCCGCTGGTACCGGATTCGGGGGGGCGACACGCTTGAAAAGATCTCCCGAAGGTTCGGTATTCCCATTAAGACCCTCAAAACCCGCAACAACCTTTCCGGCCCTACCATCAGAGCTGGTGAGTTCCTCATGATCGCTCGTTAG
- a CDS encoding Twitching motility protein PilT, translated as MDISKLLTFSVKEGASDCHISAGEPPMIRIHGDLKKLDHPPLTPDETHALIYDMMNDVQRKIFEEKRECDFSFELGDIARFRVNVFVQQRGLGAVFRNIPTTILPLEKLGMPPILRQLCDKEKGLILVTGPTGSGKSTTLAAMVDYLNNTFEGHIITIEDPIEFVHKSKKCLVNQRELGVHTLSFANALKSALREDPDIVLVGEMRDLETIQLALTAAETGHLVFGTLHTSSAPKTIDRIIDAFPPAQQAQIRTQLSEALEAVITQTLLKKKTGGRVAALEVMVATTAVRNLIREAKLHQIPGIMQASQKDGMQTMDMALIDLATRGIVHKAEAQSRSMNPNLFGAPMTGVA; from the coding sequence ATGGATATTTCCAAGCTGCTGACCTTCTCAGTAAAGGAAGGCGCTTCCGACTGTCATATTAGTGCCGGTGAACCTCCCATGATTCGTATTCACGGCGATCTAAAAAAACTCGACCATCCTCCTCTCACTCCAGACGAAACACACGCTCTCATCTACGACATGATGAACGATGTTCAACGGAAGATCTTCGAAGAGAAGCGTGAATGCGACTTCTCTTTTGAGCTCGGAGATATCGCACGTTTCCGCGTCAACGTGTTCGTGCAACAGCGAGGATTGGGCGCGGTCTTTCGAAATATTCCGACCACCATTCTTCCGTTGGAAAAACTCGGCATGCCGCCGATTCTTCGGCAACTCTGCGATAAGGAAAAAGGATTGATCTTGGTGACGGGACCGACGGGATCCGGCAAGTCCACCACGCTTGCCGCGATGGTGGACTATCTAAACAACACCTTTGAAGGTCACATCATCACCATCGAGGATCCCATCGAGTTCGTCCACAAATCCAAGAAATGCCTGGTCAATCAACGCGAACTCGGTGTGCATACGCTCTCCTTCGCCAACGCGCTGAAGTCGGCGCTTCGCGAGGATCCTGATATCGTCCTGGTGGGCGAAATGCGGGATTTGGAGACTATTCAGCTGGCATTGACCGCCGCAGAAACCGGACACCTGGTCTTCGGTACCCTCCACACCTCGAGCGCGCCCAAAACGATCGATCGCATCATCGACGCATTTCCGCCGGCACAGCAGGCGCAAATCAGGACCCAGCTATCGGAGGCGTTGGAAGCCGTCATCACTCAAACGTTGCTGAAGAAAAAAACCGGCGGACGCGTCGCCGCGCTCGAAGTCATGGTGGCGACGACGGCCGTGCGCAATCTCATCCGGGAAGCCAAGCTGCATCAAATTCCAGGGATCATGCAGGCCAGCCAAAAAGACGGCATGCAAACGATGGACATGGCACTGATCGATCTCGCGACGCGGGGAATCGTCCATAAGGCGGAAGCACAGTCCCGCAGCATGAATCCCAATCTTTTCGGTGCGCCGATGACCGGTGTCGCCTAG
- a CDS encoding D-3-phosphoglycerate dehydrogenase, with protein sequence MAAAGMKILISDSLSKQGVEALEKAGFTVVVKSKMPKDELFKEIKDADGLIVRSGTKVTAELIAAAEKLKVVGRAGSGLDNVDTPAATRRGIVVMNTPGGNTVTTAEHTMSMICAMSRRIPQATASVKAGKWEKDKFMGVELYNKVLGIIGAGQIGSHLTKMAQGIGMSVVVFDPYLAPERAERMGVTMLDLEGLFRRADVISVHTPLTPETRGIINAQAIAKMKPGVLIVNCARGGIIHEQDLCEALKTKRVAAAAFDVFEDEPVKPDNPLLALDNFICTPHIGAQTTEAQENVAIGIAEQIVDYFTKGVAKGAVNIPSVAPELLPRLQPFLTLAEKLGAFQTQLVQGGIERVTVEYSGEVATLSIAPLTIAVLKGLLTPIMEHPVNYVNAPIVAKERGIEVKEIKSTDAGDFTSLIRVRVEAAKVSHQIAGTLYHKKDARITEINQFKVEVVPEGHMLLIHNVDRPGVIGMVGKVLGDQGINIVRMQCALEKRGGDALLIIGSDTEFPSAVLDQIRSSSNILSVKVANLS encoded by the coding sequence ATGGCCGCAGCGGGCATGAAAATTCTGATCAGCGACAGTCTGTCGAAACAGGGTGTCGAGGCGCTTGAGAAGGCGGGATTCACCGTGGTGGTGAAATCCAAAATGCCGAAGGACGAGTTGTTCAAAGAGATCAAGGATGCCGACGGACTGATCGTGCGATCCGGCACCAAGGTAACGGCGGAACTGATCGCTGCAGCGGAGAAACTCAAGGTCGTCGGAAGGGCCGGGTCCGGTTTGGATAATGTCGATACCCCCGCTGCGACCCGTCGCGGCATCGTGGTCATGAACACGCCGGGAGGCAACACCGTCACCACTGCCGAACATACGATGTCGATGATCTGTGCGATGAGTCGGCGCATACCCCAAGCCACCGCCTCGGTGAAGGCAGGCAAATGGGAAAAAGACAAATTCATGGGCGTCGAGCTCTACAACAAGGTACTCGGCATCATCGGCGCCGGACAGATCGGCAGTCACCTGACCAAGATGGCCCAAGGGATCGGCATGAGCGTCGTTGTGTTTGACCCGTACCTTGCACCGGAGCGGGCCGAGCGAATGGGCGTGACGATGCTGGATCTCGAAGGGCTATTCCGTCGAGCGGACGTTATTTCTGTCCATACACCGCTTACGCCGGAGACACGCGGAATCATCAACGCACAGGCCATTGCCAAGATGAAACCCGGCGTGCTCATCGTGAATTGCGCTCGGGGCGGCATCATTCATGAACAAGATTTGTGCGAAGCCTTGAAAACAAAGCGTGTCGCCGCCGCGGCATTCGACGTGTTTGAAGATGAGCCGGTCAAGCCGGACAATCCGCTTCTCGCCTTGGATAATTTCATCTGCACTCCGCATATCGGAGCCCAGACGACGGAGGCTCAGGAAAACGTCGCGATCGGAATTGCGGAACAGATTGTCGACTACTTTACGAAGGGAGTGGCCAAGGGCGCCGTCAATATTCCGTCGGTCGCTCCGGAATTATTGCCCCGCTTGCAACCCTTTCTGACGTTGGCCGAGAAGCTCGGTGCATTTCAAACCCAACTCGTTCAAGGGGGAATCGAACGGGTTACGGTGGAATACAGTGGAGAGGTCGCGACGCTCTCAATCGCTCCTTTAACCATCGCCGTCCTTAAGGGCTTGCTCACTCCTATTATGGAGCACCCGGTAAATTATGTGAATGCCCCCATCGTGGCAAAAGAGCGGGGTATTGAAGTCAAAGAAATTAAGAGCACGGATGCGGGGGATTTTACCAGTCTGATTCGGGTTCGAGTCGAAGCCGCCAAGGTATCACACCAAATTGCCGGAACGCTGTATCACAAGAAGGATGCACGCATCACGGAGATCAACCAATTTAAAGTGGAAGTCGTACCGGAAGGGCATATGTTGTTGATCCACAATGTCGATCGTCCAGGTGTCATCGGTATGGTCGGAAAGGTCCTGGGAGATCAAGGAATCAATATCGTGCGGATGCAGTGCGCCCTGGAGAAGCGAGGGGGAGATGCGTTGTTGATCATCGGTTCCGATACGGAATTCCCCTCTGCGGTCTTGGATCAGATCCGTTCCAGCTCGAATATTCTGTCCGTCAAGGTCGCCAACCTTTCGTAA
- a CDS encoding ATP phosphoribosyltransferase regulatory subunit, with product MRKTSSGQVPLLREHSLVPVGMATILPEAARHVRHLETELLAYFDRFGYDEIILPTFEYLDVLAPGLEPTLSENSYKIVDRTSGRILLLRPDVTAQIARTVAMGMVGARFPLRLSYRATVFRYEPEHAGRDREIFQVGAELIGADDPSADSEIIMLLIECLRQIGLRSFKISLGHVGFFKGLLIRAGLSPEGRKRAEHAAARKDIPRLREILVKERVAKRSAHGILEALELCGQADVLSKGRALAKDERPLVKALERLTNVYQQLCATGFQEDVLLDLGEFRGFDYYDGIVFDVFTDGIGVELGGGGRYDHLIGRFGRNLPSTGFALSVDRLFRGLNFSDTTKSAVRPEVLVVAPFALSTRLISVAQQLRRAGIRTVQQAVAPPGRDLIGTAVKAGVEADIDTVIVVGTDSPKLDEVVVLHQGDHRRGSGATVRAHIRKRTVSIEGLIASLRVGQEREL from the coding sequence ATGCGTAAGACTTCTTCGGGGCAGGTCCCTCTGCTGCGCGAACACTCACTGGTTCCGGTCGGGATGGCCACCATCCTTCCGGAGGCCGCCCGTCATGTTCGGCATCTGGAAACCGAACTGCTGGCGTATTTCGATCGGTTTGGATACGACGAGATCATCCTTCCGACGTTCGAGTACCTCGATGTATTGGCGCCCGGCCTCGAACCAACGTTGTCGGAGAATTCCTATAAGATCGTAGACCGGACGAGCGGCCGTATTTTGTTGTTGCGTCCGGACGTCACGGCGCAGATTGCCCGCACGGTGGCGATGGGCATGGTGGGCGCACGCTTTCCGCTGCGTTTATCGTACAGGGCGACCGTCTTTCGGTATGAGCCGGAACATGCCGGTCGAGATCGAGAGATCTTTCAAGTAGGCGCCGAGCTGATCGGGGCTGATGATCCGTCCGCCGATAGTGAAATCATCATGCTGTTGATCGAGTGCCTACGGCAGATCGGATTGCGCTCGTTCAAGATTTCACTGGGACATGTGGGATTTTTCAAGGGACTGCTCATTCGTGCGGGACTCTCCCCGGAAGGACGGAAGCGGGCTGAGCATGCGGCAGCAAGAAAAGATATACCGAGGCTTCGGGAAATCCTGGTGAAAGAACGGGTCGCCAAAAGGTCGGCTCACGGAATTCTTGAAGCGTTAGAGCTTTGTGGACAAGCTGACGTTCTTTCGAAAGGACGAGCATTGGCGAAGGATGAGAGGCCGCTAGTTAAAGCACTGGAACGGCTGACGAACGTCTATCAGCAACTTTGCGCGACCGGATTTCAGGAGGACGTCTTGTTGGATCTCGGAGAATTCAGGGGATTCGACTACTATGACGGTATCGTCTTTGACGTCTTTACCGACGGCATTGGAGTAGAGTTAGGCGGCGGGGGGCGCTACGATCACTTAATCGGACGATTTGGTCGGAATCTTCCGTCGACCGGATTCGCCCTCAGTGTTGACCGGCTATTCCGAGGGCTGAATTTTTCCGATACGACGAAGTCTGCTGTGAGACCGGAGGTCTTGGTCGTTGCTCCGTTCGCATTGTCGACGCGACTGATTTCTGTCGCTCAACAACTTCGCCGGGCGGGAATACGAACGGTGCAACAAGCTGTGGCGCCACCGGGGCGGGACTTGATCGGTACAGCGGTCAAGGCCGGTGTTGAAGCAGACATCGATACCGTTATCGTCGTCGGCACGGACAGTCCCAAGCTCGATGAGGTCGTTGTCCTCCATCAGGGCGATCACCGGCGAGGCTCGGGAGCGACCGTCCGCGCGCATATTCGTAAGAGGACTGTGTCCATTGAAGGTCTCATCGCAAGTCTGCGTGTCGGCCAAGAAAGGGAGTTATGA
- a CDS encoding 8-amino-7-oxononanoate synthase, producing the protein MQPERIRGTATTYKAPEPISISMFQSKLKELTDRSLMRRLSPLESGTGPTIRYAGREVIQLSSNDYLGLATHPEVVHAAIQATEQYGTGSGASRLVSGTLPPHMRLETSLANFKGTAAALLFGAGYLANIGVIPHLIGQGGLILADRLCHASLIDGCRLSRADVRIFRHRDCTHLESLLRRRRSNRPTLIITEGLFSMDGDLAPLSDLASLAERYGARLYVDDAHGTGIMGPTGRGTIEQLDLEQRIPFHMGTLSKALGSHGAYIVGPDELIQYLVNVTRSFIFTTALPPATAAAASAAITVVQREPERRMRLWSNRQQLFNGMQNLGFRMTQTVSPILPILVGDAATASALAERLLTHGIYASAIRPPTVPDGTSRIRFTVTSEHTTEQIDEALHALDLAGRETGLL; encoded by the coding sequence ATGCAACCGGAACGCATTCGTGGCACGGCCACGACCTACAAAGCTCCAGAGCCAATTTCAATCAGCATGTTTCAAAGCAAGCTCAAAGAACTCACGGACCGATCGCTCATGCGTCGGCTGTCTCCATTGGAATCAGGCACCGGGCCGACTATCCGCTATGCGGGACGCGAGGTCATCCAGTTGTCTTCCAACGATTACCTGGGACTTGCGACCCATCCTGAAGTCGTCCATGCCGCGATACAGGCAACGGAACAATATGGGACTGGGTCCGGAGCTTCTCGATTGGTCAGTGGAACTCTTCCTCCCCATATGCGACTCGAAACCTCCCTTGCGAATTTTAAAGGGACGGCGGCCGCGCTTCTGTTCGGGGCCGGTTATTTGGCAAATATCGGCGTCATTCCACATCTCATCGGGCAAGGAGGTCTGATCCTAGCGGATCGATTGTGTCATGCCAGTCTCATCGATGGATGTCGATTGAGCCGTGCCGATGTTCGCATATTCCGCCATCGAGACTGCACACATCTGGAGTCATTGCTTCGGCGGCGGAGATCGAATCGTCCCACGCTCATCATCACGGAAGGGTTATTCAGCATGGACGGCGATCTTGCTCCTCTGTCGGACCTAGCATCGCTGGCCGAGCGATATGGTGCAAGGTTGTATGTCGATGATGCACATGGGACCGGCATCATGGGGCCGACCGGTCGTGGAACGATCGAGCAATTGGATCTGGAGCAGCGGATCCCCTTTCATATGGGAACGCTCAGTAAGGCTCTGGGTAGTCATGGAGCCTACATCGTCGGACCCGATGAGTTGATTCAGTATTTGGTGAACGTGACCCGTTCGTTCATCTTCACCACCGCGCTTCCTCCCGCGACCGCGGCAGCCGCCTCGGCGGCGATCACGGTCGTTCAGCGTGAACCGGAACGCCGAATGAGGCTCTGGTCGAATCGACAACAGCTGTTCAATGGAATGCAGAACCTCGGTTTTCGGATGACTCAGACCGTCAGCCCAATTCTGCCGATCCTGGTGGGCGACGCAGCTACGGCATCCGCATTAGCCGAACGCCTGCTCACTCACGGCATCTACGCTTCCGCGATTCGCCCGCCGACCGTTCCGGATGGAACCAGCCGCATACGCTTCACTGTGACATCGGAACACACGACCGAGCAAATCGATGAAGCGCTTCATGCACTCGACCTTGCCGGTCGTGAGACCGGCCTCCTTTAG
- a CDS encoding Serine--glyoxylate aminotransferase — MLKRYLLAPGPTPVPPEVLLSMARPMIHHRAPEFDPIFAEVREGLKWLFQTRNDVLMLAASGTGGMEGAVSNFLSPGDKALYVNGGKFGERWGKLCKTFGVQANEIKVEWGHAVNPQQVADALKKDPSIKAVYVQASETSTGVSHDVKALGEIVRGYDNTILVVDAITALGVFDIKTDAWGLDVVITGSQKALMLPPGMAFVSVSDKAWALADKAKNAAFYFNFKKERENQIKNQTAFTPTVSLIIGLQEVFRMMKAEGLEKMFARQGRLALAMREGIKAAGMALFPKESPSDALTAVSAPDGIDGQAIYKNLRVQYGMTAAGGQDHLKGKIFRLSHMGYADSFDVIAALAATEMVLKGLGHPVKLGSGVGKAQEILMAK, encoded by the coding sequence ATGTTGAAGCGGTATCTCTTAGCTCCCGGCCCGACACCAGTCCCTCCGGAGGTGTTGCTGTCAATGGCTCGTCCGATGATCCATCATCGCGCGCCTGAGTTCGATCCGATATTTGCGGAGGTCCGCGAAGGACTAAAGTGGCTGTTTCAAACACGGAACGACGTGTTGATGCTGGCTGCATCGGGGACAGGCGGCATGGAAGGCGCCGTTTCAAATTTTTTGTCTCCCGGCGACAAGGCCCTGTATGTCAACGGAGGAAAATTCGGAGAGCGCTGGGGCAAACTCTGTAAAACCTTCGGAGTACAAGCGAACGAGATCAAGGTCGAATGGGGACATGCCGTCAATCCGCAACAGGTCGCTGATGCCCTGAAGAAAGATCCTTCGATCAAAGCGGTGTATGTCCAAGCCAGCGAGACGTCGACAGGTGTCTCGCATGATGTCAAGGCACTCGGTGAGATCGTGAGAGGTTATGACAACACAATTTTAGTGGTCGATGCCATTACGGCGCTCGGTGTATTCGACATCAAGACCGATGCATGGGGTTTGGATGTCGTGATCACCGGCTCTCAGAAGGCCCTGATGCTGCCGCCAGGCATGGCGTTCGTCAGTGTCAGCGACAAAGCCTGGGCCTTGGCCGACAAGGCCAAAAATGCTGCTTTTTATTTCAACTTCAAAAAGGAACGTGAGAACCAAATCAAGAATCAGACCGCGTTCACTCCGACCGTTTCTCTGATTATCGGACTTCAAGAGGTCTTCCGAATGATGAAAGCGGAAGGACTGGAAAAGATGTTTGCACGTCAGGGTCGGCTGGCTCTGGCGATGCGGGAAGGCATCAAGGCCGCTGGAATGGCACTGTTTCCGAAGGAGTCACCCAGTGATGCCTTGACGGCGGTGAGCGCTCCTGATGGGATCGATGGACAGGCGATCTATAAGAATCTCCGTGTGCAATACGGCATGACGGCTGCCGGTGGACAGGATCACCTGAAGGGCAAGATCTTTCGACTCTCTCATATGGGGTACGCGGACTCGTTTGATGTGATCGCCGCCTTGGCAGCGACCGAGATGGTCCTCAAAGGACTCGGTCACCCGGTAAAACTGGGAAGCGGTGTCGGAAAAGCGCAAGAGATCTTAATGGCAAAGTAA
- a CDS encoding Replicative DNA helicase (DnaB), which translates to MKSIGTVDLSQPKLPPQNLEAEQSVLGAILLDNAAMPKAMELLVDEDFYRTAHKKVYQAMLELADTGEVIDQITLTERLKSRGELEAIGGAAYLAEIVQIVPSSANIRYHCKIVRDKAVARQLISTSTEVLTRGYEGTASIDDLLDFAERSVFSIAQGKLERSFSPISQVIKESLDVIDKLSKRKEHVTGVPTGYYDLDDITAGLQASDLVVVAGRPSMGKTSLALGFVTHAAIHANAVVGIFSLEMSKPQIVLRMLSSEARVDSHALRTGKLQKEDWWRLAEAAGRLEQAPIYIDDTGGITVQQMRGKARRLKAEKGLDLLIVDYLQLMQGRSDSESRQQEISDISRSLKALAKELNVPVVALSQLSRAVEARKPPIPMLADLRESGAIEQDADVVIFIYREDVYDPNSERKGIADIIVSKHRNGPIGKKELFFQDRFAKFESLDLREA; encoded by the coding sequence ATGAAATCCATCGGGACGGTGGATCTCTCTCAACCGAAACTCCCGCCGCAGAATTTGGAGGCGGAGCAGTCGGTGCTCGGCGCCATCCTTCTCGATAACGCCGCTATGCCGAAGGCGATGGAACTGTTGGTGGATGAGGATTTTTATCGGACGGCGCACAAAAAAGTCTACCAAGCCATGCTCGAGCTGGCCGACACCGGGGAAGTGATCGATCAGATCACGCTGACCGAGCGGTTGAAATCTCGCGGTGAACTCGAGGCCATCGGAGGTGCGGCCTATCTCGCCGAAATCGTCCAGATCGTTCCCAGTTCCGCCAATATTCGGTATCACTGTAAGATCGTTCGGGACAAAGCGGTGGCCCGTCAATTGATCAGCACCTCCACCGAAGTGCTGACCAGGGGCTATGAAGGCACCGCTTCAATTGATGATCTGCTCGATTTTGCCGAGCGGTCGGTGTTCAGCATTGCGCAAGGCAAACTGGAACGGTCGTTCAGCCCGATCAGTCAGGTCATCAAGGAAAGTTTGGATGTCATCGACAAACTTTCGAAGCGAAAGGAACACGTCACGGGAGTGCCCACGGGATACTACGACCTCGACGATATTACCGCAGGGCTCCAGGCCTCGGATTTGGTGGTGGTGGCCGGGCGGCCGAGTATGGGGAAGACCAGCCTCGCCTTGGGATTTGTGACGCATGCCGCCATTCATGCCAATGCCGTGGTGGGAATCTTCAGCTTGGAAATGTCCAAGCCGCAGATCGTCCTTCGTATGCTCAGTTCTGAAGCGCGAGTCGATTCCCATGCGTTGAGAACGGGGAAGCTTCAAAAGGAGGATTGGTGGCGATTGGCGGAGGCGGCCGGCCGATTGGAACAAGCACCGATCTATATCGATGACACGGGCGGCATTACCGTCCAACAGATGCGCGGCAAAGCCCGCCGGCTCAAGGCAGAGAAAGGGCTGGATCTCCTCATCGTGGATTACCTGCAACTCATGCAAGGACGAAGCGACTCGGAGTCCCGTCAGCAAGAAATCTCCGATATTTCCCGCTCATTAAAGGCCTTGGCGAAGGAACTGAATGTGCCGGTTGTGGCCCTGTCCCAGTTGAGTCGCGCGGTGGAAGCCCGTAAGCCGCCGATCCCCATGCTGGCCGACCTGCGAGAGAGCGGTGCGATCGAACAGGATGCCGATGTGGTCATCTTCATTTACCGAGAAGACGTGTACGACCCGAATTCGGAGCGCAAAGGAATTGCCGACATCATCGTCAGTAAACATCGGAATGGTCCTATTGGGAAAAAGGAATTGTTTTTCCAGGATCGATTCGCCAAATTCGAAAGCCTCGATCTTCGCGAAGCCTAG